A single region of the Chryseobacterium sp. 6424 genome encodes:
- a CDS encoding N-acetyl sugar amidotransferase — translation MTNKYQQCTRCVMDTTDPEIHFSEEGFCNHCSDFLTKSKEFEMRYSRSRMANVVKAMKKAGAKSKYDCVLGISGGVDSCYTALMLKKLGIRVLLVHLDNGWNAEKAVDNIQHTADKLGFDLHICNVDRESFRDLQLAFLKASVVEAETPTDMAILGAVHKVAHQNNVKFIISGGNFESEGILPKSWHYNAKDMKYLTAIHRKFGNKKLKDFYTFGITDEIFYKFYRGIKMVYFLSYFNYDKEAAKQTLRSELGWQEYGGKHHESLYTKFIQSYLLPVKFNIDYRKATFSSLICAGKMTREEAMAVLQTPPYDKDNIDAQLDAVASKLGITRQELDVLVKAPAKNYRDYPNDDGKLNQLYRIYNTFFNKRFIPAT, via the coding sequence ATGACAAATAAATATCAGCAGTGTACGCGCTGCGTAATGGATACTACAGATCCTGAAATTCACTTTTCAGAGGAAGGTTTTTGCAACCATTGTTCTGATTTTCTGACAAAAAGTAAAGAATTCGAAATGCGGTATAGCCGGAGTAGAATGGCGAATGTTGTTAAAGCCATGAAGAAGGCAGGAGCGAAATCAAAGTATGACTGCGTTTTAGGCATAAGTGGAGGAGTGGACAGCTGTTATACAGCATTAATGCTCAAAAAATTGGGAATCAGGGTTTTATTGGTTCATTTGGATAACGGTTGGAATGCTGAAAAAGCTGTTGATAATATACAGCATACGGCAGATAAATTAGGATTTGATCTTCATATTTGCAATGTTGACCGAGAATCATTTCGTGATCTGCAGCTCGCATTTTTAAAAGCGTCAGTGGTGGAAGCAGAGACTCCAACAGATATGGCTATTTTGGGTGCGGTGCATAAAGTTGCCCATCAAAACAATGTAAAGTTCATCATCAGCGGCGGTAATTTTGAATCCGAGGGTATTCTGCCAAAAAGCTGGCATTATAATGCAAAAGATATGAAATATCTCACGGCAATACACCGTAAGTTCGGCAACAAAAAATTAAAAGATTTTTATACTTTCGGCATCACCGATGAAATTTTTTATAAATTTTACAGAGGAATCAAAATGGTATATTTTCTTAGTTACTTCAATTACGATAAGGAAGCAGCAAAGCAAACCCTGCGCTCCGAACTGGGTTGGCAGGAATACGGTGGCAAACATCATGAATCGCTCTATACCAAGTTTATCCAGAGCTATCTGCTGCCCGTTAAATTTAATATTGATTACCGGAAAGCAACGTTCTCCAGCTTAATCTGTGCAGGGAAAATGACGCGCGAGGAAGCGATGGCGGTTCTGCAGACACCTCCATATGATAAAGATAACATAGACGCCCAACTGGATGCCGTCGCCTCAAAACTCGGTATTACCCGGCAGGAACTGGACGTTCTGGTAAAGGCTCCCGCTAAAAATTACCGCGATTACCCCAATGACGACGGAAAACTCAACCAACTCTACAGGATTTACAACACTTTTTTTAATAAACGCTTTATCCCAGCAACCTAA
- the asnB gene encoding asparagine synthase (glutamine-hydrolyzing) has product MCGITGFFDFTSTVREHAAADMASAMPHRGPDGQGLFFEHNHGTNIGLSHRRLSIIDLSHSADQPMFFENFVIVFNGEIYNYAEIKKELLDLGHTFQTSSDTEVILHAFAEWKEACVQRFIGMFAFVIYNRENGDIWMFRDRTGIKPLYYSVTDKYFIFASELKCFHQYPDFRKVLNQSAVAKFLQYGYVSGQQSIFSGVEKLAPGCFLHFNCSARHVTIKKYWDAAAFYEKEKRNISLEDAVQETESIIADACRYRMVADVPVGVFLSGGYDSTLVTSLLQKNNTDKIRTFTIGVEDEHLNEAAYAAEIAKHLGTEHTEIYCTAEEMLPLVEQIPFYFDEPFGDSSAVPTMLVSRLAREHVTVALSADGGDEVFGGYNRYDYTRHLPKIKAASYLPLPYKSIFSLLKKNSQEAERFAAIIKNPDAYHLADLLNVSVLNSDIHRLFLKDVADQSITPFNNYNIKGDLSKMMYYDYVTYLPDDILTKVDRATMSASLEGREPLLDHRILEFAATLPEDYKYRAGEKKYLLKQIVHQYVPANIMERPKMGFGVPVKSWLENALSEKLDYYLSEAFITRQNIFSYPEITGMRDRIISGKDKHYQKLWYMLMFQMWYEKWMN; this is encoded by the coding sequence ATGTGCGGAATAACCGGTTTTTTTGATTTTACCAGTACTGTTCGGGAACACGCAGCAGCAGATATGGCTTCTGCAATGCCGCATCGCGGACCGGATGGTCAGGGCCTGTTTTTTGAACATAACCACGGTACGAATATAGGTCTTTCTCACCGCAGGCTTTCAATTATTGATCTGTCCCACTCTGCAGATCAGCCGATGTTTTTTGAAAATTTCGTAATAGTTTTCAACGGCGAGATTTATAATTATGCAGAAATAAAAAAAGAACTTCTGGATTTGGGCCACACCTTTCAGACGTCTTCCGATACTGAAGTGATACTGCATGCATTCGCTGAATGGAAAGAAGCCTGCGTTCAGAGATTTATCGGAATGTTTGCTTTTGTAATTTACAACAGAGAGAATGGCGATATTTGGATGTTTAGAGACCGAACCGGCATAAAGCCGTTGTACTATTCTGTTACAGATAAGTATTTTATTTTTGCTTCGGAGTTAAAATGTTTTCACCAGTATCCGGACTTTAGAAAGGTTCTTAATCAGTCTGCCGTTGCAAAATTTTTGCAGTACGGTTATGTTTCAGGACAGCAGTCTATTTTCAGCGGTGTGGAAAAGCTGGCTCCGGGATGCTTTTTACATTTTAACTGTTCAGCACGACATGTTACCATAAAAAAATATTGGGATGCCGCTGCCTTTTATGAAAAAGAGAAACGCAATATCTCACTGGAGGATGCGGTACAGGAAACCGAAAGTATCATTGCGGATGCCTGTCGCTACAGGATGGTCGCCGATGTTCCTGTAGGCGTATTTCTGAGCGGCGGCTATGACAGTACATTGGTTACCAGTCTGCTCCAAAAAAACAATACGGATAAAATTCGGACGTTCACCATAGGCGTAGAAGATGAACATCTTAACGAGGCTGCTTATGCTGCTGAAATTGCAAAACACTTGGGAACCGAGCATACCGAAATTTACTGTACTGCGGAGGAAATGCTGCCGCTAGTGGAGCAGATACCATTTTATTTTGATGAACCGTTTGGCGATTCCAGTGCGGTTCCCACTATGCTTGTGAGCCGACTTGCCAGGGAGCACGTTACTGTGGCACTGTCTGCAGATGGTGGTGATGAGGTTTTTGGTGGCTATAACCGCTACGATTATACGCGTCATCTTCCAAAAATAAAGGCCGCATCATATTTGCCCTTGCCATACAAGTCTATTTTTTCTTTATTGAAAAAAAATTCTCAGGAGGCGGAACGTTTTGCCGCGATTATTAAAAATCCTGACGCTTATCACCTTGCAGATTTACTGAATGTCTCCGTATTAAATTCTGATATACACAGACTGTTTCTGAAAGACGTTGCAGATCAGAGTATAACGCCTTTTAATAATTATAATATTAAAGGTGATCTGTCGAAAATGATGTACTATGATTACGTAACATACCTTCCTGATGACATACTGACTAAAGTGGACCGCGCAACGATGAGCGCCAGTCTTGAAGGACGTGAACCGTTGCTGGATCATAGAATTCTCGAATTTGCGGCTACCCTTCCGGAAGATTATAAATACAGGGCAGGTGAGAAAAAATATCTTTTGAAACAGATTGTACACCAATATGTGCCGGCCAATATTATGGAACGTCCTAAAATGGGATTCGGTGTTCCGGTAAAAAGCTGGCTGGAAAATGCACTTTCTGAAAAACTTGATTATTACCTTAGTGAAGCGTTTATCACAAGACAAAATATATTCAGCTATCCGGAGATTACCGGTATGAGAGACCGTATCATAAGCGGAAAGGATAAGCATTATCAAAAATTGTGGTATATGCTGATGTTTCAGATGTGGTATGAGAAATGGATGAATTAA
- a CDS encoding glycosyltransferase family 4 protein: MRNSSLVIAGNQYLAEKAKRSGAKRVEKIPTVVDLERYQMKERFSSQNEPLVIGWIGTFSTFKYVKSLIPVFEKLAEKIPLKLHIIGAKEDLDTFLEIKFIDWEEHLEASSIRTFDVGIMPLEDSRWEKGKCGYKLIQYMASGIPVIASPVGVNSEIVENNINGYLAKTVQDWEDKVLYLHENRNLLQILGAAGRKKVEETYSLQVTSNKLLQIVDGFNI; this comes from the coding sequence ATGAGAAACAGCAGCCTGGTTATTGCAGGAAACCAGTATCTGGCTGAAAAAGCAAAAAGATCCGGTGCCAAAAGAGTGGAAAAAATTCCTACTGTCGTCGATTTGGAACGTTATCAGATGAAAGAACGTTTTAGTTCGCAAAATGAGCCGTTGGTTATCGGATGGATCGGTACTTTTTCAACCTTTAAATATGTGAAATCCCTGATTCCGGTGTTCGAAAAACTGGCAGAAAAAATCCCCCTTAAACTCCACATTATTGGTGCAAAAGAAGATTTGGACACTTTTTTGGAAATCAAATTCATTGATTGGGAAGAACATCTGGAAGCTTCAAGCATTCGTACCTTTGATGTGGGTATAATGCCTTTGGAGGATTCTCGGTGGGAAAAAGGTAAATGCGGATACAAGCTGATCCAGTATATGGCCAGCGGAATTCCGGTGATAGCATCCCCGGTCGGTGTTAATTCAGAAATTGTAGAAAATAACATAAACGGCTACCTGGCAAAAACAGTGCAGGACTGGGAAGATAAAGTACTATATTTGCATGAAAATAGAAATCTGCTGCAGATTTTAGGTGCTGCCGGTCGAAAGAAAGTGGAGGAAACATACAGTTTGCAGGTTACTTCAAATAAGTTACTTCAAATAGTAGATGGATTTAATATTTGA
- the asnB gene encoding asparagine synthase (glutamine-hydrolyzing): MCGINGIIKNNTAEEQILTALELMNRCIIHRGPDEDGFYAEENLGMAMRRLSIIDLSTGKQPVTSDQGNLVIVFNGEIYNYRQHRDTLMSEGVQFKTTSDTEVILKLYEKYGTEAFGMLDGMFAFSILDKKKNKLYIARDFFGEKPLYYQKSEDGLIWASELKSIIKVLPQKPPISPEGLNLYFRLTYIPAPYTIYEGIKKLEANHFMEVEPSSGNITLHEIKRQNEFENRPHGTYQDETRFTHDLVMESVASRSVADVPLGTFLSGGVDSSIVSLALAKQTEAKINTFSVGFEKKSFDETDKSQTVAKLIGSNHHEFILKPGDLQEQLHEILLNFDEPFADSSALPTYLVSEKTRQHVTVALTGDGGDEIFGGYNKYYVGKLNSRYTAVVPRSLHKSMQNFGNTLLATRDDRRGKRFQLRKLLNAVNYEGDFYYNMISLAFTQDEKRELLQQNLLTADSFAHYRSRVSGCSTLTDFRNIDRYLSLEGDMLVKVDRTSMLASLESRAPFLNKKLWDYTSTLPENFLINGWNKKRILKDAFRHYFPENFLDKSKKGFGVPVGDWLRGHLANELKRYSSAEILVPQNIFNARYIQKLVGDHLSGKADNTFRIWTFYCFQKWYQNIYKQ, from the coding sequence ATGTGCGGAATCAACGGAATCATAAAAAATAATACAGCTGAAGAACAAATCCTGACCGCGCTGGAGCTCATGAACCGATGCATCATCCACCGGGGTCCCGATGAGGACGGTTTTTACGCAGAAGAAAATTTAGGAATGGCGATGCGTCGGCTTTCCATTATCGACCTTAGTACCGGTAAACAGCCTGTGACTTCTGATCAGGGAAATTTGGTCATCGTCTTCAATGGTGAAATCTACAACTACCGGCAGCATCGTGACACGCTAATGAGCGAAGGGGTACAATTTAAAACCACTTCCGATACCGAGGTCATCCTGAAACTCTACGAAAAATACGGCACCGAAGCATTCGGTATGCTGGACGGGATGTTTGCTTTCTCCATTCTGGATAAAAAGAAGAACAAACTCTACATTGCCCGTGATTTCTTTGGGGAAAAGCCGCTCTATTACCAAAAATCCGAAGACGGCCTCATTTGGGCATCGGAACTGAAATCCATTATTAAAGTGCTCCCCCAAAAACCTCCAATTTCTCCCGAAGGGCTTAATCTCTATTTTCGTCTTACCTATATTCCCGCTCCCTACACCATTTATGAAGGCATAAAAAAACTGGAAGCCAATCATTTTATGGAGGTAGAACCCTCCTCCGGGAACATCACTCTGCATGAAATAAAAAGACAAAACGAATTTGAAAACAGACCGCACGGCACTTATCAGGATGAGACCAGATTTACCCACGATTTGGTGATGGAAAGTGTGGCCAGTCGCTCGGTAGCAGATGTTCCCCTCGGAACTTTTCTTTCGGGTGGGGTAGATTCTTCTATTGTTTCGCTTGCCCTGGCAAAGCAGACTGAAGCGAAAATCAATACCTTTTCCGTAGGTTTCGAAAAAAAGTCCTTCGATGAAACCGATAAATCGCAGACTGTGGCCAAACTCATTGGCAGCAACCACCATGAGTTTATCCTAAAACCCGGCGATTTGCAGGAGCAACTGCATGAAATTCTTCTGAACTTCGACGAACCTTTTGCAGATTCATCGGCACTGCCAACCTACCTAGTTTCGGAAAAAACCCGGCAGCACGTCACCGTGGCGCTAACCGGCGATGGAGGCGATGAGATTTTCGGTGGCTACAACAAATATTATGTCGGGAAACTGAACAGCCGTTATACCGCCGTGGTGCCCAGATCCTTGCATAAAAGCATGCAGAATTTCGGAAACACCTTGCTGGCAACCCGGGACGACAGACGCGGCAAACGCTTCCAGCTGCGTAAACTCCTGAATGCGGTAAATTATGAGGGAGATTTCTATTACAACATGATTTCCCTTGCCTTTACCCAGGACGAAAAGAGGGAATTACTGCAGCAAAACCTCCTTACTGCAGACAGTTTTGCGCATTACCGAAGCCGGGTATCCGGCTGTTCCACGCTTACGGATTTCAGGAATATCGACCGTTATTTAAGTCTGGAAGGCGACATGCTGGTGAAAGTGGACCGCACTTCTATGCTGGCATCGCTGGAATCCAGGGCACCTTTTCTCAACAAAAAACTTTGGGATTACACCTCTACGCTTCCCGAGAATTTTCTGATTAACGGCTGGAATAAAAAAAGAATTCTGAAAGACGCATTCCGCCATTATTTCCCTGAAAATTTTCTGGATAAAAGTAAAAAGGGTTTTGGGGTGCCGGTGGGCGACTGGCTGCGCGGGCATTTGGCAAATGAACTGAAACGGTACTCCTCCGCAGAAATACTTGTTCCGCAGAATATTTTTAATGCAAGATATATCCAAAAACTCGTAGGCGACCACCTCTCAGGCAAAGCCGACAATACGTTCCGGATCTGGACATTCTATTGTTTCCAGAAATGGTATCAGAATATATACAAACAGTAA
- a CDS encoding glycosyltransferase family 4 protein → MSSKVIIPKLLRVTTVPLSLKVLLKGQHHFMLCNGFQVLGVSAPGKELQDVKNEEGIIVVPLNMTRTISPLRDIKSLWDFYRLCKKQKPLIVHSHTPKAGIVGMLGAKLAGVPIRMHTVAGMPLMEATGLKRRLLNIVEKITYAAATRIYPNSTGLYAFIVRHQYAPVNKLKVIANGSSNGIDTAFFSPDLYSDLQKIELHNKLSLGSNNFIFIFVGRLVGDKGINELISAFKQLNGTSAQQVSKLLLVGPFETALDPLKQETLDEIDRNPNILSLGYQPDVRPYLAVSDALVFPSYREGFPNVVMQAGAMGLPAIVTDINGCNEIIEEGKNGTIIPPKDAEALQKAMERMMADPAWRRGLKENARPMIAARYEQQIVWEALLAEYQTLINQWSSSDRN, encoded by the coding sequence ATGTCTAGCAAAGTTATTATCCCCAAACTTCTCCGCGTTACCACGGTACCATTATCCCTGAAAGTATTATTAAAAGGACAACACCATTTTATGTTATGCAACGGTTTTCAAGTGCTTGGTGTTTCAGCTCCCGGCAAAGAGCTTCAGGATGTTAAAAATGAGGAAGGTATTATTGTAGTACCGTTAAATATGACACGTACGATCTCCCCCCTCAGGGATATTAAGTCATTGTGGGATTTTTACCGACTTTGTAAAAAACAGAAACCGCTTATTGTTCACTCACATACTCCCAAAGCTGGGATTGTAGGTATGTTAGGGGCTAAGCTGGCTGGCGTTCCGATAAGAATGCATACCGTCGCAGGCATGCCGCTTATGGAAGCTACCGGTCTGAAAAGGAGGCTGCTGAATATAGTAGAGAAAATCACGTATGCGGCGGCAACAAGGATATATCCTAATTCTACAGGGCTGTACGCTTTCATCGTTAGACATCAATATGCACCCGTAAACAAACTAAAGGTAATTGCTAATGGTTCATCTAATGGGATTGACACTGCTTTTTTCTCGCCAGATTTGTACTCAGATTTGCAAAAGATAGAATTACACAATAAATTAAGCCTGGGTTCAAATAATTTTATCTTCATCTTTGTAGGACGGTTGGTAGGCGACAAGGGCATCAATGAGCTGATCTCAGCATTTAAACAGCTTAACGGCACATCAGCGCAGCAGGTCAGCAAACTTCTGCTGGTAGGGCCGTTCGAAACCGCGCTGGATCCCCTGAAACAGGAAACCCTCGATGAAATTGACCGCAACCCAAACATCCTGTCACTGGGATATCAGCCGGATGTTCGTCCGTATCTGGCAGTTTCGGATGCGCTGGTCTTTCCCTCTTACCGTGAAGGCTTCCCGAATGTGGTGATGCAGGCCGGAGCGATGGGACTACCAGCCATCGTAACGGACATCAACGGCTGTAATGAGATTATTGAAGAAGGAAAAAATGGCACCATCATTCCCCCAAAAGATGCGGAAGCCCTACAAAAAGCCATGGAGCGTATGATGGCCGACCCTGCGTGGAGACGCGGCCTGAAGGAAAACGCAAGACCGATGATCGCTGCCCGATATGAACAGCAAATCGTATGGGAAGCACTGCTGGCAGAATACCAGACCCTGATCAACCAGTGGTCTTCCAGTGATAGAAATTAA
- a CDS encoding sugar transferase, whose amino-acid sequence MYRNYIKRGMDFFAALIGLLLLSPVFIIVTLGLAVANSGKPFFVQARPGLDARIFKIIKFKTMNDKKDADGNLLPDADRLTPVGAFVRKTSLDEIPQLINVLKGDMSLIGPRPLLPEYLPLYSPEQARRHEVRPGITGWAQVNGRNAISWEEKFRLDVSYVDHVSLILDLKILIMTVHKVFKSEGINTQGQVTTERFKGSGL is encoded by the coding sequence GTGTACCGAAATTATATCAAACGCGGGATGGATTTTTTTGCGGCCCTTATCGGGTTGCTGCTGCTGAGCCCTGTATTCATCATCGTCACCCTCGGCCTGGCGGTCGCCAACAGCGGAAAACCGTTTTTCGTACAGGCCCGCCCGGGATTGGACGCCCGGATTTTTAAAATCATCAAGTTCAAAACGATGAATGATAAAAAAGATGCTGACGGAAATCTTCTCCCCGATGCCGACCGCCTTACCCCGGTGGGAGCCTTCGTGCGGAAAACCTCGCTTGACGAAATTCCGCAGCTCATCAATGTATTGAAAGGCGATATGTCATTAATTGGTCCCCGGCCACTGCTGCCGGAATACCTGCCTTTATACAGCCCCGAACAGGCCCGCCGCCATGAAGTAAGGCCCGGGATTACCGGTTGGGCACAGGTCAACGGACGTAATGCGATCAGTTGGGAAGAAAAATTCAGGCTCGATGTGTCGTATGTGGATCATGTAAGTCTCATTTTAGATCTTAAAATATTAATAATGACTGTACACAAGGTATTCAAATCAGAAGGTATCAATACGCAGGGGCAGGTCACCACCGAACGTTTTAAAGGAAGCGGCTTATGA
- a CDS encoding acetyltransferase, which produces MILFGASGHAKVILDILIQNGISVEVIYDAVPPGDHLFGIPVLADVRHTPFSTDTKAIIAIGSNEVRKSIAESRPLHYISALHPLSCVSPFAEIGEGTVMMSHATVNPGAVIGKHGIINTGAVVEHDCQLGDYVHISPNASLAGDVHVGEGTHIGIGSSVIQGIKIGKWCTIGAGAVIIRDVPDGATVVGNPGRIIKTMKP; this is translated from the coding sequence ATGATATTATTTGGTGCCAGCGGTCACGCAAAAGTTATACTTGATATTTTAATTCAGAACGGTATATCGGTAGAAGTAATCTACGATGCGGTACCTCCGGGAGATCACTTGTTTGGCATCCCTGTGCTGGCGGATGTGCGGCACACGCCTTTTTCTACGGATACAAAGGCCATTATTGCGATCGGTAGCAATGAGGTCCGTAAAAGCATCGCTGAATCACGCCCACTTCATTATATCAGCGCCTTGCATCCTTTAAGTTGTGTGTCCCCATTCGCAGAGATTGGTGAAGGTACCGTGATGATGAGTCATGCAACAGTAAATCCCGGTGCGGTAATAGGTAAACATGGTATCATCAATACGGGTGCGGTGGTGGAACACGATTGCCAGCTCGGGGATTATGTACATATTTCGCCAAACGCGTCGCTGGCAGGCGATGTGCATGTAGGGGAAGGAACCCATATAGGCATTGGCTCAAGCGTTATCCAGGGAATAAAGATAGGGAAGTGGTGTACGATTGGTGCCGGAGCAGTGATAATTAGGGATGTTCCTGATGGCGCTACCGTAGTAGGCAATCCCGGAAGAATCATTAAAACGATGAAGCCGTAA
- a CDS encoding GIY-YIG nuclease family protein, whose amino-acid sequence MDHFTEGFHTYYVYILTNKNRTVLYTGVTNNLHRRLHEHHIKFNPRSFTARYQVEFLIYYEKFTWIHHAIEREKEIKNLTRLKKLHLIRTANPNMTFLNHIFSNKV is encoded by the coding sequence ATGGATCACTTTACTGAAGGTTTTCATACTTATTATGTATATATTCTCACCAATAAAAACAGAACCGTGCTTTATACCGGCGTAACGAACAATCTTCACCGGCGGTTGCATGAACACCATATCAAATTTAATCCCAGAAGTTTTACTGCCCGGTATCAGGTAGAATTTCTGATTTATTATGAAAAATTCACTTGGATACACCATGCGATTGAAAGGGAAAAAGAAATCAAAAACTTAACCCGCCTGAAAAAACTTCATTTGATAAGAACGGCCAATCCAAACATGACTTTTCTAAACCATATATTCAGCAATAAGGTATAG
- a CDS encoding protein-disulfide reductase DsbD family protein — MNLKTWYLLAFMFLFQGITAQIKDPVKFKYSINTLSDNEYEAVLTATIDKNWKVYSKDLPPDSGVPTQMTLSSTAGLQTIGGVVEVGKKHDEFSEAFGVQIVYFVDRVLFKQRFKLKNNAAPATVTAEITYMTCDDRICLAPNTLEFSQTITPVGPNTSATATPLPEAVAKADTVMTIAADTATAATELPAMARQEGLKVATMDFANPLTNCGVEAQTNDENFWTYLLLGFFGGLIALLTPCVFPMIPLTVSFFTKGALGSAKGKRDAFIYGFFILLIFVLLSVPFHIIDGIAGNIFNQISTSVWLNVTFFVIFLYFAGSFFGYYDITLPSSIANRSSRAEDAGGIIGIFFMALTLVIVSFSCTGPILGSLLGSAVTGSADVPMLLTFALAGFGLSWAIVFGLLALFPQTLQRLPKSGGWMNTVKVVLGFIELGLALKFLSKADLVSKTFFLKRELFIALWIIITIGLVLYLFGKIRFPHDDKKPKISLTRRILGFAGIGFIIYLIQGLIPGDRPKLQHLSGILPPINVSYFHQEGDGILGMHPSHDYFEAIETAKRENKPLLIDFTGYGCENCRKMEEFVWSEPDILPILQNDVVLASLYVDDKEALPEAKQTSVDMGNGQRKKIKTIGDKWSLFQQINFNNNSQPHYVLVTPDGKVINTPVSGYMSKEDFKNFLTCGIGFYKRNSK, encoded by the coding sequence ATGAATTTAAAAACCTGGTACCTACTCGCATTCATGTTCCTGTTTCAGGGGATAACGGCACAGATAAAAGACCCCGTAAAATTTAAATACAGCATCAATACGCTTTCAGATAATGAGTATGAAGCGGTTTTAACCGCCACTATCGATAAAAACTGGAAGGTCTATTCCAAAGACCTGCCGCCCGACTCCGGGGTGCCGACCCAAATGACTTTAAGTTCCACAGCAGGCCTGCAAACCATTGGCGGCGTGGTGGAAGTAGGCAAGAAACATGATGAATTCTCCGAAGCCTTCGGTGTGCAAATCGTTTATTTTGTTGACCGGGTACTGTTCAAGCAGCGTTTCAAACTGAAAAACAATGCAGCACCCGCCACAGTCACCGCAGAGATTACTTACATGACGTGTGATGACCGCATTTGCCTGGCACCAAACACCTTGGAATTCAGCCAAACCATCACACCGGTGGGGCCCAATACCTCCGCGACAGCCACACCACTACCTGAAGCTGTAGCTAAAGCAGATACTGTAATGACTATCGCGGCAGACACTGCCACAGCAGCAACTGAACTGCCAGCGATGGCAAGACAGGAAGGGCTGAAAGTAGCGACGATGGATTTCGCAAACCCGCTCACCAATTGTGGTGTTGAAGCCCAAACCAACGACGAGAACTTCTGGACTTACCTGCTGTTAGGTTTTTTCGGTGGCCTTATCGCACTGCTGACGCCATGTGTATTCCCGATGATTCCGCTGACGGTTTCTTTCTTTACTAAAGGGGCCTTAGGCAGCGCTAAAGGCAAACGAGATGCGTTTATCTATGGGTTTTTCATCCTGCTGATCTTTGTATTACTGAGTGTGCCGTTCCATATCATCGACGGGATCGCGGGGAATATCTTCAACCAGATCTCTACCAGCGTATGGCTGAACGTGACCTTCTTCGTCATCTTCCTGTATTTCGCGGGGAGTTTCTTCGGATATTACGACATCACCCTGCCAAGTTCCATCGCGAACCGTTCCTCACGGGCGGAAGACGCGGGCGGCATCATCGGTATTTTTTTCATGGCGCTTACATTAGTCATTGTATCATTCTCGTGTACCGGGCCTATCTTGGGCAGTTTACTGGGCAGTGCGGTCACAGGTTCGGCAGACGTACCCATGCTGCTGACCTTCGCGTTGGCAGGTTTCGGGCTTAGTTGGGCCATTGTATTCGGTTTACTCGCTCTTTTCCCACAAACGCTGCAACGTCTGCCAAAATCAGGCGGATGGATGAATACGGTGAAAGTAGTCCTGGGTTTTATTGAGTTGGGACTTGCACTGAAGTTTCTGTCAAAGGCTGATTTGGTTTCAAAAACCTTCTTTCTGAAACGTGAGCTGTTCATCGCGCTGTGGATCATCATCACCATCGGTTTGGTGCTCTATCTGTTCGGTAAAATCCGTTTTCCGCACGACGACAAAAAGCCAAAGATTTCCTTAACCAGAAGAATCCTCGGTTTCGCAGGCATCGGTTTCATCATCTACCTGATTCAGGGTCTCATCCCCGGTGACCGCCCAAAACTACAGCATCTCAGCGGCATTCTGCCACCGATCAATGTGAGTTATTTCCATCAAGAAGGCGACGGCATCCTCGGCATGCATCCTTCGCATGATTATTTTGAAGCCATTGAAACCGCTAAAAGGGAAAACAAGCCTTTACTGATTGACTTTACCGGCTACGGTTGTGAAAACTGCCGGAAAATGGAAGAATTTGTATGGAGCGAGCCCGATATTTTACCGATTCTGCAAAACGATGTGGTGTTGGCATCACTGTATGTAGATGATAAGGAAGCGCTGCCAGAAGCGAAACAAACCTCTGTGGATATGGGCAACGGGCAGCGGAAGAAAATAAAGACCATCGGTGACAAATGGAGCCTTTTCCAGCAGATTAACTTCAACAATAACTCTCAGCCGCATTACGTGCTGGTAACACCGGACGGGAAGGTCATCAACACCCCTGTATCAGGCTATATGTCGAAAGAGGACTTCAAGAACTTCCTGACCTGCGGCATTGGTTTTTATAAAAGGAACAGTAAATAG